In Rutidosis leptorrhynchoides isolate AG116_Rl617_1_P2 chromosome 2, CSIRO_AGI_Rlap_v1, whole genome shotgun sequence, one genomic interval encodes:
- the LOC139887582 gene encoding uncharacterized protein, which produces MAASLMPIQPPLATATNSGNQKSDSQRKNWWTPLFGWSSEPDYIDSTNTDKITAVSDLRTVRSTAKFTDEKARKLRMLTVETESFHDSMYHSAIASRLASDFSDRTDQ; this is translated from the coding sequence ATGGCAGCAAGTCTCATGCCAATTCAACCACCACTCGCCACCGCCACAAATTCCGGCAATCAGAAATCCGATTCTCAACGCAAAAACTGGTGGACTCCACTTTTCGGCTGGTCATCTGAACCTGACTACATTGATTCCACTAACACCGACAAAATCACAGCCGTTTCCGATCTAAGAACGGTTAGATCTACAGCGAAATTCACAGATGAAAAGGCGAGGAAGCTACGGATGTTGACTGTTGAAACGGAGTCGTTTCATGATTCGATGTATCATTCTGCTATCGCTTCTCGTCTAGCCTCTGATTTCTCCGATCGTACGGATCAATAG